In Mangifera indica cultivar Alphonso chromosome 1, CATAS_Mindica_2.1, whole genome shotgun sequence, a single genomic region encodes these proteins:
- the LOC123214066 gene encoding uncharacterized protein LOC123214066, which yields MARNEENGQLEVQWNDIDGNSCMYNADGRDIKTSLLHRMPIAYPFCSAAPSFDGYELSSKSVKTMVLGTDIQQIRDFFLEEPCDFQMLGVHDAFQTPRATCQRLSIGMTSKTLRLPKPGETLLSVHGSPLGVYKEESMEALQESDED from the exons ATGgcaagaaatgaagaaaatgggCAATTAGAAGTGCAATGGAATGATATTGATGGCAATTCATGCATGTACAATGCTGATGGAAGAGATATAAAGACTTCTCTTCTACATCGGATGCCCATTGCTTATCCTTTCTGCTCTGCTGCTCCCTCTTTTGATGGCTATGAGTTATCAAGCAAATCAG TTAAAACAATGGTTCTAGGCACTGATATCCAGCAGATCAGAGACTTC TTTCTGGAGGAGCCGTGTGATTTTCAGATGCTTGGAGTGCATGATGCCTTTCAAACTCCCAGG GCTACCTGCCAAAGGCTATCTATTGGAATGACCTCAAAAACTTTAAGGTTGCCTAAGCCTGGTGAGACGCTTCTTTCTGTTCATGGCTCACCTCTCGGCGTCTATAAAGAGGAGAGCATGGAAGCATTACAAG AGTCAGATGAGGATTGA